Proteins encoded by one window of Bradyrhizobium sp. B097:
- the ntrB gene encoding nitrate ABC transporter permease, with the protein MTLSLRLRAAIVSIALLAAFLGAWHLATRGSGATANMSPEYARLMGLTATQGKSAMPGPLDVGAKLWEHLKRPFYDNGPNDKGLGIQLAYSIWRVGLGYLIAVIVAIPLGFMIGMSPLISKALDPFIQLLKPISPLAWMPLALYTIKDSSISAIFVIFICSVWPMLLNTAFGVASVRKEWINVARTLEVGTIRRAFTVILPAAAPTILTGMRISIGIAWLVIVAAEMLVGGIGIGYFVWNEWNNLSITNVIIAILLIGLVGMLLDQVLARFTRMVTFPE; encoded by the coding sequence ATGACGCTGTCCCTCCGTCTCCGCGCCGCCATCGTCTCGATTGCGCTGCTCGCGGCCTTCCTCGGCGCCTGGCACCTCGCCACACGCGGCAGCGGCGCGACGGCGAACATGAGCCCGGAATACGCCAGGCTGATGGGGCTGACGGCGACGCAGGGCAAGTCGGCGATGCCCGGGCCGCTCGATGTCGGCGCCAAGCTGTGGGAGCACCTGAAGCGGCCGTTCTACGACAACGGGCCGAATGACAAGGGGCTCGGCATCCAGCTCGCCTATTCGATCTGGCGCGTCGGGCTCGGCTATCTCATCGCGGTCATCGTCGCGATCCCGCTCGGCTTCATGATCGGGATGTCGCCTTTGATCAGCAAGGCGCTCGATCCCTTCATCCAGCTGCTGAAGCCGATTTCGCCGCTGGCCTGGATGCCGCTCGCGCTCTACACCATCAAGGATTCCTCGATCTCGGCGATCTTCGTGATCTTCATCTGCTCGGTGTGGCCGATGCTGCTCAACACCGCGTTCGGCGTTGCCAGCGTGCGCAAGGAGTGGATCAACGTCGCGCGGACGCTCGAGGTCGGCACCATCAGGCGCGCCTTCACCGTGATCCTGCCGGCCGCAGCGCCGACGATCCTGACGGGCATGCGGATTTCGATCGGGATCGCCTGGCTCGTGATCGTTGCCGCCGAGATGCTCGTCGGCGGCATCGGCATCGGCTATTTCGTCTGGAACGAGTGGAATAATCTGTCGATCACCAATGTGATCATCGCGATCCTTTTGATCGGCCTCGTCGGCATGCTGCTCGACCAGGTGCTGGCGCGCTTCACGCGCATGGTGACGTTTCCGGAGTAG
- the cynS gene encoding cyanase yields MKREDLTEKLLDIKREKGWSWKHICEKIGGYSEVLIVGAILGQMKLTKPQAANAGELFGLSKAETAMLNEVPMRGAGTPMPPTDPLIYRFYEMVMVNGPAWKALIEEEFGDGIMSAIDFDMAMERVANPKGDRVKITMSGKFLPYKYYGASGNVPEYGFKEE; encoded by the coding sequence ATGAAACGCGAAGACCTCACCGAAAAGCTGCTCGACATCAAGCGCGAGAAGGGCTGGAGCTGGAAGCATATCTGCGAGAAGATCGGAGGCTATTCCGAAGTGCTGATCGTGGGCGCGATCCTCGGCCAGATGAAGCTGACAAAACCGCAGGCGGCGAATGCCGGCGAGCTGTTCGGGCTGTCGAAGGCCGAGACCGCGATGCTCAACGAGGTGCCGATGCGCGGCGCCGGCACACCGATGCCGCCGACCGATCCGCTGATCTACCGCTTCTACGAGATGGTGATGGTGAACGGCCCGGCGTGGAAGGCGCTGATCGAGGAGGAGTTCGGCGACGGCATCATGTCGGCGATCGACTTCGACATGGCGATGGAGCGCGTCGCCAATCCGAAGGGCGACCGCGTCAAGATCACAATGTCAGGCAAGTTCCTGCCCTACAAATATTACGGCGCAAGCGGCAACGTGCCGGAATACGGCTTCAAGGAGGAGTGA
- a CDS encoding ABC transporter ATP-binding protein, which yields MTDKFISIEGIARRYPGAGGGTTTVFENFWLSMTRGEFGCVIGHSGCGKTTVLNILAGLDEPSEGTVIVDGQGIEGTSLDRAVIFQSHALLPWRTVLGNVGYAVSSKWRKWDRARVRAHAQKFIDLVGLTGSEHKHPSELSGGMKQRVGIARALSITPKIMLMDEPFSALDALTRGTLQDEVRRICLETGQTTFMITHDVDEAIFLADKIFLMTNGPGAVLAEIVENPLPKERGRIDLHRHPYYYALRNHIVDFLVSRSKSFAAEVTDHDPRHVPTVRPGVGEPVIVSPPRVVEPNPAQSVAR from the coding sequence ATGACCGACAAGTTCATCTCCATCGAGGGAATCGCCCGGCGCTATCCCGGCGCCGGCGGCGGCACCACCACGGTGTTCGAGAATTTCTGGCTGTCGATGACGCGCGGCGAATTCGGCTGCGTGATCGGCCATTCCGGCTGCGGCAAGACCACGGTGCTGAACATCCTCGCCGGGCTCGACGAGCCGAGCGAGGGGACTGTCATCGTCGACGGGCAGGGCATCGAGGGCACCAGCCTCGATCGCGCCGTGATCTTCCAGAGCCATGCGCTGCTGCCGTGGCGCACGGTGCTCGGCAATGTCGGCTATGCCGTCAGCTCGAAATGGCGCAAATGGGACCGCGCCCGGGTCAGGGCCCACGCGCAGAAATTCATCGATCTCGTTGGGCTGACCGGCTCCGAGCACAAGCATCCGTCGGAGCTGTCGGGCGGCATGAAGCAGCGCGTCGGCATTGCGCGGGCGCTGTCGATCACCCCGAAGATCATGCTGATGGACGAGCCGTTCTCGGCGCTGGACGCGCTGACCCGCGGCACGTTGCAGGACGAGGTGCGGCGCATCTGCCTGGAGACCGGGCAGACCACCTTCATGATCACCCACGACGTGGATGAGGCGATCTTCCTCGCCGACAAGATATTCCTGATGACCAACGGGCCCGGCGCGGTGCTGGCCGAGATCGTCGAGAACCCGCTGCCGAAGGAACGCGGCCGCATCGACCTGCACCGCCATCCCTACTACTATGCGCTGCGCAACCATATCGTCGATTTCCTGGTCAGCCGCAGCAAGAGCTTTGCCGCTGAGGTGACCGATCACGATCCCCGCCATGTGCCGACGGTGCGGCCGGGTGTCGGCGAACCCGTGATCGTCTCGCCGCCACGCGTCGTTGAACCCAATCCCGCGCAGAGCGTTGCGCGCTGA
- the purB gene encoding adenylosuccinate lyase: MMSQDHISNVLAERYASPAMRAIWSGEGKVRLERDYWIAVLKGQRDLGISVPDGVIESYERVKDQINLASIMQRERVTRHDVKARIEEFCDLAGHEHLHKGMTSRDLTENVEQLQVYRALQLVETKSIAALIRFAKRAQQLRDIPFTARTHNVAAQVTTLGKRIAMSGEEMLLAHQSLVHVLQTYPARGLKGAVGTRLDQITLFNGDAGKARALEERILVHLGLPKALDAVGQVYPRSLDFRAVSVLTELASGPGNFAKTIRLMAGHELASEGFAKGQVGSSAMPHKMNSRSCERINGLHVILKGYLAMAAGLAGDQWNEGDVSCSVVRRVMLPDTFLAMDGLLETLLTVLDQMEVFEAVVATELNRYLPFLLTTTVMMEAVKKGAGREGAHEAIKEHAVAAIGDLRTGKIVQNDLLQRLAADQRLGLSEAELQLVLAQGRANSGDAGAQVDFFAEQVEALARAKPEAASYAPGTIL; the protein is encoded by the coding sequence ATCATGTCCCAGGATCACATTTCCAACGTTCTCGCTGAACGTTATGCCTCACCCGCCATGCGCGCCATCTGGAGTGGCGAGGGCAAGGTTCGCCTCGAACGCGACTACTGGATCGCCGTGCTGAAGGGCCAGCGCGATCTCGGGATTTCGGTTCCGGACGGCGTGATCGAAAGCTATGAGCGCGTCAAGGACCAGATCAACCTGGCCTCTATCATGCAACGCGAGCGCGTCACCCGCCACGACGTCAAGGCGCGCATCGAGGAGTTCTGCGATCTTGCCGGCCATGAGCACCTGCACAAGGGCATGACCAGCCGCGACCTCACGGAAAACGTGGAGCAATTGCAGGTCTACCGCGCGTTGCAGCTGGTCGAGACCAAGAGCATTGCCGCGCTGATTCGGTTTGCGAAGCGCGCCCAGCAATTGCGCGACATCCCGTTCACCGCGCGCACCCACAACGTGGCCGCGCAAGTCACGACGCTCGGAAAGCGCATCGCCATGTCAGGCGAAGAAATGCTGCTGGCGCATCAGAGCCTGGTCCATGTGCTGCAAACCTACCCCGCTCGCGGCCTGAAGGGCGCAGTGGGCACGCGTCTCGACCAGATCACCCTTTTCAATGGCGATGCCGGCAAGGCGCGCGCGCTCGAGGAGCGCATCCTCGTTCACCTCGGCTTGCCGAAAGCGCTCGACGCCGTTGGCCAGGTGTATCCGCGCAGCCTCGACTTCCGTGCGGTCAGCGTGCTCACCGAGCTCGCCAGCGGTCCCGGCAACTTCGCCAAGACCATCCGCCTGATGGCGGGCCATGAACTCGCCAGCGAAGGCTTTGCCAAGGGCCAGGTCGGCTCCTCGGCCATGCCGCACAAGATGAACAGCCGCTCCTGCGAGCGCATCAATGGCCTGCATGTGATCCTGAAGGGCTATCTCGCGATGGCTGCCGGGCTCGCGGGCGATCAGTGGAACGAAGGCGACGTCTCCTGCTCCGTCGTCCGCCGCGTCATGCTGCCCGATACCTTCCTCGCCATGGATGGCTTGCTCGAAACCCTGCTCACCGTACTCGATCAGATGGAGGTGTTCGAAGCCGTCGTCGCGACCGAGCTCAACCGCTATTTGCCCTTCCTGCTGACCACCACGGTGATGATGGAAGCCGTGAAGAAGGGCGCCGGTCGTGAAGGCGCCCACGAGGCGATCAAGGAGCACGCCGTCGCCGCCATTGGCGACCTGCGCACCGGCAAGATCGTGCAGAATGACCTGCTGCAGCGTCTCGCCGCCGACCAACGGCTTGGCTTAAGCGAAGCCGAATTGCAGCTCGTGCTCGCGCAGGGTCGCGCCAACTCTGGCGACGCCGGCGCCCAGGTTGATTTCTTCGCCGAGCAAGTCGAAGCGCTGGCCCGCGCCAAGCCCGAAGCGGCGAGCTACGCTCCGGGCACGATCCTGTGA